Proteins encoded in a region of the Pseudomonas syringae KCTC 12500 genome:
- a CDS encoding TonB-dependent siderophore receptor: MLRPFPPSLTGLVVLGLSAAAVAAPVQLDLPAQPLSKSLTQLSQASGLQISADDSLIASKQAPAVRGSLEPAQALSRLLLGSGLDAQVQGNAVKVFQPASNGPMTLGNVDISAQTGIAGMATTEGSGSYTTGSMSSATRLPLSIRETPQSVSVITRQRIEDQGMNDLNDVVKYAPGVTLRKFGSDRQQFLARGFAIDNLMYDGLPTIVSTFTLDTISGADLALYDRVEVVRGATGLMTGAGSPSATLNLIRKRPTTTPQVSVTTSAGSWDRYRTEVDASNRLNDSGTLRGRVVAAYETGNSFVDERDKERQTFYGVLEADLSESTTWTIGASRQRDDATSDWGSLPSGPNGENLDLPRSTFLSNDWAYWDRHNVSLFTDLTHHFDNGWSSKLAATRIWAESDMYSNYLTANGTGYGQAAGQYDTTDVQTSLDGSLSGPFQLFGREHEVMLGVSRREEKFDQKGGFYGSTPIDIHHFNPNVIAKPDLATRTAYVSQNTATEEGVYAAARFNPIDPLHLIVGSRVSWYDYQNRSANNGDYKVIREVTPYAGVVYDLNDTYSAYASYTEIFKPQNQLDVGGGVLDPMTGESYEIGLKGEYFDGSLNASLAVFDMTQENRAYAIVNPPAACQQQNRVCYEAAGEVRSRGIDAEITGQLTPDWQASASYTLVLSQYVKDRTNDKGDLFAPNQPKHLFKAATSYHLPGNLNKWRVGADVLAQSETYNRVGNGHSVQDAYAVVGLMAGYRFDEHWDARVNLNNVFDEKYWQGIPLATGSGVYGDPRNLMVSLKWSL; encoded by the coding sequence ATGCTTCGTCCGTTTCCCCCTTCGCTGACCGGTCTTGTAGTCCTTGGGCTTTCAGCCGCCGCAGTGGCAGCCCCCGTCCAACTCGATCTGCCCGCACAGCCGCTCTCCAAATCGCTGACACAACTGAGTCAGGCAAGCGGCCTGCAGATATCGGCTGATGACTCCCTGATTGCAAGCAAGCAGGCCCCGGCTGTAAGAGGCAGCCTGGAACCGGCTCAGGCACTGAGCCGACTGCTGCTGGGCAGCGGCCTTGACGCCCAAGTGCAGGGCAATGCCGTGAAGGTATTCCAGCCAGCCAGTAATGGCCCCATGACGCTGGGCAACGTGGATATCAGCGCTCAAACGGGAATCGCTGGAATGGCCACTACAGAAGGCAGTGGCTCGTATACGACCGGCTCGATGAGCAGCGCGACCAGGCTGCCCCTGTCGATTCGCGAGACGCCGCAGTCGGTGAGCGTGATCACCCGCCAGCGCATTGAAGATCAAGGCATGAACGACCTCAATGATGTCGTCAAATATGCACCCGGCGTGACGCTGCGCAAGTTCGGCTCGGACCGTCAGCAATTTCTGGCGCGCGGCTTTGCCATCGATAACCTGATGTATGACGGTCTGCCGACAATCGTCAGTACCTTTACACTGGACACCATTTCCGGTGCCGATCTGGCCCTGTACGACCGCGTCGAGGTGGTGCGCGGGGCGACGGGGCTGATGACCGGTGCGGGCAGTCCATCGGCGACGCTGAACCTGATCCGCAAGCGTCCCACCACGACTCCGCAAGTGAGCGTGACCACCAGTGCAGGGAGTTGGGACCGTTACCGTACCGAAGTGGACGCGTCGAACCGGCTCAACGATTCCGGTACGTTGCGCGGCCGGGTGGTGGCGGCCTACGAAACGGGCAACAGTTTTGTCGATGAGCGCGATAAAGAGCGCCAGACGTTCTATGGCGTGCTGGAAGCCGATCTCAGCGAATCGACCACCTGGACCATCGGCGCCTCGAGGCAGCGCGATGACGCGACCTCCGACTGGGGCAGCCTGCCATCCGGTCCGAACGGCGAGAATCTTGACCTGCCACGCTCGACGTTCCTGAGCAACGACTGGGCCTACTGGGACAGACACAACGTCAGCCTTTTCACTGACCTGACCCATCATTTCGACAACGGCTGGAGCAGCAAGCTGGCAGCGACCAGAATCTGGGCGGAGTCCGACATGTACTCCAACTACCTGACCGCCAACGGCACCGGCTACGGCCAGGCAGCCGGCCAGTACGACACCACGGATGTGCAGACCAGCCTCGACGGCTCACTGTCCGGCCCGTTCCAGCTGTTTGGCCGAGAGCATGAGGTGATGCTCGGGGTCAGTCGTCGCGAAGAGAAGTTCGATCAGAAAGGCGGCTTCTACGGCTCCACGCCAATCGATATCCATCACTTCAATCCCAACGTGATTGCAAAGCCAGACCTTGCCACGCGCACGGCCTATGTCAGCCAGAACACCGCCACCGAGGAAGGCGTCTACGCTGCCGCGCGTTTCAACCCGATTGATCCGTTGCACCTTATCGTCGGCAGCCGGGTGAGCTGGTACGACTACCAGAATCGTTCGGCCAATAATGGCGACTACAAGGTCATCCGCGAAGTCACGCCCTACGCCGGTGTTGTCTATGACCTGAACGACACCTACTCGGCCTACGCCAGCTATACCGAGATTTTCAAGCCGCAGAATCAGCTGGACGTGGGGGGCGGCGTGCTTGACCCGATGACCGGCGAAAGTTATGAAATCGGTCTGAAAGGCGAATACTTCGACGGCAGCCTGAATGCCTCGCTGGCAGTCTTCGACATGACCCAGGAAAACCGCGCGTATGCCATCGTCAACCCGCCAGCCGCCTGCCAGCAGCAAAATCGCGTCTGTTACGAAGCCGCCGGGGAAGTGCGCAGTCGAGGTATCGACGCAGAAATAACCGGCCAACTGACACCTGACTGGCAGGCCTCCGCTTCCTACACATTGGTGTTGAGCCAGTACGTCAAGGACCGAACCAATGACAAGGGCGACCTGTTTGCGCCCAATCAGCCGAAACACCTGTTCAAGGCAGCGACGTCCTACCACCTGCCCGGCAACCTGAACAAATGGCGCGTGGGTGCAGATGTCCTGGCACAAAGCGAGACGTACAACCGGGTCGGCAACGGTCACTCCGTGCAGGATGCCTATGCGGTCGTGGGGCTGATGGCAGGCTACCGGTTCGACGAGCACTGGGACGCGCGGGTCAATCTCAACAACGTATTCGACGAAAAATACTGGCAAGGCATTCCGCTGGCAACCGGCAGCGGCGTTTACGGTGACCCGCGCAACCTGATGGTCTCGCTGAAGTGGTCGCTGTGA
- a CDS encoding M20/M25/M40 family metallo-hydrolase, whose translation MHSRRFPITAAIGLSLASMGLFSMAASAAELSPDQLLKKAQAEQPAYLDTVRQLVDIDTGTGQATGLKTVSAMLVERLKALGAEVSTTPAEPSAGDNIVGTFKGNGTRSFLLMVHYDTVFGPGTAAKRPFRLDSERAYGPGVADAKGGVAMILHALQLLQNEQFKAFGTLTVLFNPDEETGSSGSKKVIAELARQHDYVFSYEPPDKDAVTVATNGINGLILDVKGKSSHAGSAPEAGRNAAIELAHQLLQLKDLGDPDKGTTVNWTLIKGGEKRNIIPSSASAEADMRYSDLSESDRVLADGQRMVKKTLVDGTEVTLQMEKGRPPLARNPGSEQLAKTAQTLYQKTGRTLEPIAMRFGTDAGYAYVPGSAKPAVLETMGVVGAGLHADDEYIELSSIAPRLYLTVALITQLSKGDATP comes from the coding sequence ATGCATTCACGACGCTTCCCCATCACTGCCGCAATCGGACTTTCCCTGGCTTCAATGGGCCTGTTTTCCATGGCTGCCAGCGCCGCCGAACTGTCGCCCGATCAGTTGCTGAAAAAAGCCCAGGCCGAACAACCGGCCTACCTCGACACGGTCCGGCAACTGGTCGATATCGACACAGGCACCGGCCAGGCAACCGGGCTGAAGACCGTCAGCGCAATGCTGGTCGAACGTCTCAAGGCGCTGGGCGCAGAAGTTTCCACCACGCCGGCAGAGCCTTCGGCGGGAGACAATATCGTCGGTACCTTCAAAGGCAACGGCACGCGGTCTTTTCTGTTGATGGTTCACTACGACACGGTGTTTGGGCCGGGCACCGCCGCCAAGCGTCCCTTCAGACTCGACAGCGAGCGCGCCTATGGCCCGGGGGTGGCAGATGCCAAGGGCGGCGTAGCGATGATTCTGCACGCGCTGCAACTGTTGCAGAATGAGCAGTTCAAGGCGTTCGGTACGCTCACTGTGCTCTTCAACCCGGACGAGGAGACCGGCTCCAGCGGCTCGAAAAAAGTCATCGCCGAACTCGCTCGCCAGCATGACTACGTGTTTTCGTACGAGCCGCCTGACAAGGATGCCGTCACTGTTGCCACCAACGGCATCAATGGGCTGATTCTCGATGTCAAAGGCAAGTCGTCACACGCTGGCTCCGCTCCCGAGGCCGGACGCAATGCGGCCATCGAGCTTGCGCACCAACTGCTGCAGCTCAAGGACCTCGGCGACCCGGACAAAGGCACGACCGTCAACTGGACGCTGATCAAGGGCGGGGAGAAGCGCAACATCATTCCATCCAGCGCGTCGGCCGAGGCGGACATGCGCTATTCCGATCTCAGTGAAAGCGATCGCGTACTGGCTGATGGCCAAAGGATGGTGAAGAAGACGCTGGTCGATGGCACCGAAGTGACCTTGCAAATGGAAAAAGGCCGACCGCCGTTGGCCAGAAACCCTGGCTCCGAACAGTTGGCGAAAACCGCGCAGACGCTTTACCAGAAAACAGGCCGAACTTTAGAGCCGATTGCCATGCGTTTCGGTACCGACGCGGGCTATGCCTACGTACCGGGCAGTGCAAAACCGGCGGTGCTCGAAACCATGGGCGTGGTCGGCGCGGGCCTGCATGCCGACGATGAATACATTGAGTTGTCGAGCATTGCGCCCAGGCTTTACCTGACCGTCGCGTTGATTACGCAGCTGTCGAAGGGCGATGCGACACCCTGA
- a CDS encoding LexA family protein gives MSVTFLGPLSAGGIKLPFISLSSVGARSPVVEKHVSIAELCEVREPHAYLARIEDQGMQGGGMCSGDMLVVDRSQYAEHGDIVVASLNALQICRRLHMRGDVVILESQNPDYPPLHVTDNDDLIILGVVTYSVKNLLEGRAASSAHR, from the coding sequence ATGAGTGTTACCTTCCTTGGCCCATTGTCGGCAGGGGGCATCAAGCTCCCGTTCATATCGCTGTCGTCCGTTGGCGCCCGATCGCCAGTGGTCGAGAAGCATGTTTCGATTGCCGAGCTTTGTGAGGTCCGTGAGCCGCACGCTTACCTGGCCAGGATCGAAGATCAAGGCATGCAAGGGGGCGGCATGTGCAGCGGAGACATGCTGGTGGTCGACCGCAGCCAGTACGCCGAGCACGGTGACATCGTCGTTGCCTCGCTCAATGCACTGCAGATCTGCCGACGTTTGCACATGCGGGGTGATGTGGTGATTCTGGAATCGCAAAACCCGGATTACCCGCCACTGCATGTCACCGACAACGATGACCTGATCATCCTGGGCGTGGTGACCTATAGTGTGAAAAATCTACTGGAGGGCCGCGCTGCATCATCAGCTCATCGATGA
- a CDS encoding sensor histidine kinase: MRLSGFILENIEAIVREWTDFARTLSALGEPLDTTELRDHAEQMLRAIATDLQTDQSLQQQVDKSQGHGVSNEQTAAKSHAITRLMSGFTIDQVVSEFRALRASVIKQWMSRETQDAQQQIEDMIRFNEAIDQALAESITSYTGAVQASRNIFLGILGHDLRTPLSAILLGADVLLRTHDLGARPTKVASRIYSSVKRANQIVGDLLDFTRSQIGPGIPLKKTEVDMQPICTRIVEESSTVHPEADIRLTSDDPVIGRFDGDRLEQVFSNLIGNAIQHGNSSDPVEVTLAVSESELRFTVHNTGSPIPEDVLPFIFNPMDRYSPEKMTDNGPYSSLGLGLFIVDRIVDAHGGRIEVTSKADLGTTFAVVIPLNAE; the protein is encoded by the coding sequence ATGCGTTTATCAGGCTTCATCCTCGAGAACATCGAAGCTATCGTGCGCGAGTGGACCGATTTCGCGCGCACCCTGTCCGCGCTCGGCGAGCCTCTGGATACCACGGAGCTCAGAGACCATGCCGAGCAAATGCTGCGCGCCATCGCCACTGATCTGCAAACGGATCAATCGTTGCAGCAACAGGTCGACAAATCCCAGGGCCACGGTGTGTCAAATGAACAGACTGCAGCGAAAAGCCACGCGATCACTCGATTGATGTCGGGCTTCACCATCGATCAGGTGGTTTCGGAGTTTCGGGCATTGCGGGCGAGCGTGATCAAGCAGTGGATGTCGCGAGAGACGCAGGACGCTCAACAGCAGATCGAAGACATGATCCGCTTCAACGAGGCAATAGATCAGGCACTTGCCGAGTCCATCACCAGCTACACAGGCGCGGTTCAGGCGTCACGCAATATCTTTCTGGGCATCCTCGGGCACGACTTGCGCACCCCGCTAAGCGCGATACTGCTGGGTGCCGACGTGCTGTTGCGCACCCATGATCTGGGCGCTCGTCCAACCAAGGTCGCCTCGAGGATCTATTCCAGCGTGAAGCGCGCCAACCAGATCGTTGGCGATTTGCTTGACTTCACGCGTTCGCAGATCGGCCCCGGCATCCCGCTGAAAAAGACCGAAGTAGACATGCAACCCATCTGCACTCGCATCGTTGAAGAGTCGAGTACCGTCCACCCGGAAGCAGACATTCGCCTGACTTCAGACGACCCGGTTATTGGTCGCTTCGATGGCGATCGCCTCGAGCAGGTCTTCTCCAACCTAATCGGCAACGCCATACAGCATGGCAATAGCAGCGATCCCGTCGAAGTAACGCTGGCCGTCTCGGAGAGCGAGCTGCGCTTTACCGTTCACAATACCGGCAGCCCGATTCCCGAAGACGTGCTTCCGTTCATCTTCAACCCGATGGACCGCTACTCACCCGAAAAAATGACCGATAACGGACCTTATTCAAGCCTGGGGCTGGGTCTGTTCATCGTCGACAGGATTGTCGATGCGCACGGCGGGCGTATCGAGGTGACATCGAAAGCGGATCTGGGGACTACGTTTGCGGTCGTTATTCCGTTGAATGCGGAGTGA
- a CDS encoding isocitrate lyase/PEP mutase family protein: MNTSQAFRKLHERNELFVMPNAWCEGSARLIQQLGYASLGTTSAGIAYAQGYRDSSPSMDHEDRFAAIERIVRAVDIPVTADLENGLAKTLGKVEEHFRRALTVGCAGASIEDISDYHDPNTPLYFSIEEACDRVRAASEAAHALDADFIVTARTDYLLGAHEYSLTEVIKRLVAFEEAGADCLFAPGLKSIEDIEAIQRALSKPLNVLPVFGMTIDRLRTVGVRRISLGSSLFRNAYRQISTVLLGLEEPEGLDFLQSGLSLNQLDEVMR; the protein is encoded by the coding sequence ATGAACACCAGCCAGGCATTCAGAAAGTTACATGAACGCAATGAGTTATTCGTCATGCCCAATGCATGGTGTGAGGGAAGCGCGCGCCTCATTCAGCAGTTGGGCTACGCCAGCCTCGGCACCACCAGCGCGGGGATTGCCTATGCACAGGGCTACCGCGATTCATCCCCCTCGATGGACCATGAAGATCGCTTTGCGGCGATTGAACGCATCGTTAGGGCAGTGGACATACCCGTGACGGCAGACCTGGAGAATGGTCTGGCGAAAACACTGGGCAAGGTCGAGGAGCATTTCAGAAGAGCCCTGACCGTCGGCTGCGCAGGTGCATCCATTGAGGATATATCCGACTATCATGACCCGAACACCCCGCTGTATTTCTCTATCGAAGAAGCGTGCGATCGGGTACGCGCTGCGAGTGAGGCCGCCCACGCGCTCGATGCCGATTTTATCGTCACCGCCAGGACCGACTATCTGCTTGGAGCGCACGAGTATTCGTTGACCGAGGTTATTAAACGGCTGGTCGCGTTTGAAGAAGCAGGAGCCGATTGTCTGTTCGCACCCGGCTTGAAGTCGATCGAGGACATTGAGGCGATTCAGAGAGCGCTCAGCAAACCTCTCAACGTCCTGCCTGTTTTCGGTATGACGATTGACAGACTCAGGACAGTAGGCGTTCGCCGGATCAGCCTGGGCAGCTCACTGTTTCGTAACGCCTACCGGCAGATCTCGACTGTTTTACTTGGATTGGAAGAACCAGAGGGACTGGATTTTCTACAATCGGGACTGAGTCTGAATCAGCTCGATGAAGTGATGCGTTAA
- a CDS encoding alpha/beta fold hydrolase: protein MKRIASAALFIASCTTALMVSAAPLPASSAANIDGVEVHTVTLKTDAMKMALWRDSPKGTHAQTMKESQVVLFIHGATISGNLSAGYAIDGYSWAQDVANSGREAWVVDLPGYGRSDDYSEMREASPNANGESVGNAKSLVPVIDAAVDYVLKFTGAKKLTIIATSRGAIPVGYYLSAHGEKVDKVVFNSPIVRRDTTSPEIVRGLFGSAERPDKSFYEIPVDKRLSMIEEDRPAGTETQLEQGFIKNWPGDAALERAHQKNMIKVPGGFAQDIYDAWHGVYWDPATITVPVLITRGDYDHVLTTAADIDWLYTHLSNASSKRYVLIDKGTHAMLFEKKRFELYREVRVFLEGSYNRLSLACSFCGGRN from the coding sequence ATGAAAAGGATTGCTTCTGCTGCGTTGTTTATTGCGTCCTGTACCACCGCTTTAATGGTGAGCGCGGCGCCACTGCCTGCCAGTTCAGCCGCAAATATAGACGGTGTGGAAGTTCATACCGTCACGCTAAAAACTGACGCGATGAAGATGGCACTTTGGCGTGATTCGCCGAAAGGGACCCACGCTCAAACAATGAAAGAGTCACAAGTTGTTCTGTTTATTCATGGCGCAACCATTTCAGGTAATCTCTCGGCCGGGTACGCCATCGACGGTTATTCCTGGGCCCAAGACGTCGCCAATTCAGGGCGCGAGGCCTGGGTGGTGGACCTGCCGGGGTATGGTCGCTCTGATGATTATTCGGAAATGCGCGAGGCCAGTCCAAACGCCAACGGTGAGTCGGTGGGCAATGCCAAAAGCCTGGTGCCCGTGATTGATGCCGCCGTCGACTATGTATTGAAGTTTACCGGTGCAAAAAAACTGACGATTATCGCCACGTCCAGGGGCGCGATACCGGTGGGGTATTACCTGAGCGCGCACGGCGAAAAAGTAGACAAGGTCGTGTTCAATTCGCCCATCGTCCGGCGTGATACCACAAGCCCGGAGATTGTCCGAGGCTTGTTCGGCAGTGCCGAAAGACCCGACAAGAGCTTTTATGAGATTCCGGTCGACAAGCGATTGTCCATGATAGAAGAAGACCGTCCGGCGGGCACCGAGACGCAGCTTGAACAAGGGTTTATAAAAAACTGGCCCGGTGATGCAGCGCTGGAAAGAGCGCATCAAAAGAACATGATTAAAGTACCCGGAGGCTTTGCCCAGGATATCTACGATGCCTGGCATGGCGTGTATTGGGACCCTGCCACAATCACGGTGCCCGTATTAATTACACGCGGGGATTATGATCATGTGCTGACCACCGCGGCGGATATCGACTGGCTGTACACACACCTGAGCAATGCTTCCAGTAAACGGTACGTGCTGATCGATAAAGGCACCCACGCCATGTTATTTGAAAAAAAGCGTTTCGAACTCTATCGCGAAGTACGGGTTTTTCTGGAAGGCTCATATAACCGATTGTCACTGGCCTGTAGTTTTTGCGGCGGCCGCAACTAA
- a CDS encoding ThiF family adenylyltransferase produces MLKKARIVKFPGVFDEQVYNERVSRSGCFLGNSTLEQMANQGKLSNAVVGVAGAGGIGGAVALGLARLGVRHIKIADPDSFDISNINRQFGASVETVGRNKALVVAELVHRLAGDVSVDVFPEGIQKHTAEAFVEDCDLVLDQMDFYSIAERYALHRAYRHSAKCKGLLASSVVGWGANIYKFDKAGLTLEDFYDIPEEAQMTPELVERLVMLQASYQPRFPSIPDIFSWMKETGNVPILSVAPTASHYLILCRSALMLCDLEGAPYSTELPPMPKYYWFDGSTFDNGIYEFDGTWANPEEHRKHFNVN; encoded by the coding sequence ATGTTGAAGAAAGCACGCATTGTTAAATTTCCAGGCGTTTTTGACGAGCAGGTATACAACGAGCGGGTTTCACGCAGCGGTTGTTTTCTCGGCAACTCGACACTGGAGCAGATGGCCAATCAGGGTAAGCTTTCCAATGCTGTTGTCGGCGTCGCTGGCGCAGGGGGTATTGGCGGTGCCGTGGCCCTCGGGCTGGCACGATTGGGTGTAAGGCATATCAAAATTGCCGATCCCGATTCTTTCGACATCAGCAATATCAACCGACAGTTTGGTGCTTCAGTGGAAACCGTCGGTCGTAACAAGGCGTTGGTGGTTGCCGAGCTGGTTCACCGGCTGGCGGGGGACGTGAGCGTTGATGTGTTTCCGGAGGGTATACAGAAGCACACCGCTGAAGCGTTTGTGGAAGACTGTGATCTGGTGTTGGATCAAATGGACTTCTACAGCATTGCCGAGCGCTATGCACTGCACAGGGCGTACCGTCACTCAGCCAAGTGCAAAGGCTTGCTGGCATCCTCGGTGGTCGGTTGGGGCGCCAACATCTACAAGTTCGACAAGGCAGGCCTGACGCTGGAGGATTTTTACGATATTCCGGAAGAGGCGCAGATGACGCCTGAGCTGGTAGAAAGGCTGGTCATGCTTCAAGCCTCTTATCAGCCTCGTTTTCCGAGCATTCCCGATATTTTCAGCTGGATGAAAGAGACAGGAAACGTGCCTATTCTTTCCGTGGCACCGACGGCCTCGCATTACCTGATTCTCTGTCGTTCAGCGCTGATGCTTTGCGACCTGGAGGGCGCACCGTACAGCACCGAACTTCCTCCCATGCCCAAGTATTACTGGTTCGACGGCTCTACGTTCGACAACGGTATTTATGAGTTCGACGGTACGTGGGCAAACCCCGAGGAGCATCGCAAACACTTCAATGTCAATTGA
- a CDS encoding MFS transporter has product MNEVLDTQERHNISRFLLASSLWFICVGIQSVFLPWVLISVVHASAFQFGIAQMCLMLPVLLLVIYGGYVADRKPVRRLLVCVYLGGALTALVFAVWSYQSAITYANVLVYALAFGVLSAFCAPARELYLNVLGKKQLQKIVTINIGIEFGIQTVGFAIGGIAPQVGVGLMFLLLSFLFGMSSLAASYISVTTPSKPHSGLIAETRTALRFSIQHPVIFPVLLLNGLIGVFFLGSFFVMLPLHISRLPGYDASLLALFNIVFMVGLIASVIVLTVKGGIENKLRALISSCLLASLLLAVIPSVLTEWILFLGVLSWGFLGGIALSMGQTLIQENAPSGNKAQVLALLMLFFMGGSPIGSFLLGTLLEFVDAPVVGVISAVAMIVSIMAVSYTYTLWNAQHERIDTAL; this is encoded by the coding sequence GTGAACGAAGTGCTCGATACTCAGGAACGGCACAATATTTCCAGGTTCCTCCTGGCCTCCAGTCTGTGGTTCATTTGTGTGGGGATACAAAGCGTATTTCTGCCCTGGGTACTGATCAGCGTCGTTCATGCATCGGCCTTTCAATTTGGCATCGCCCAGATGTGCCTGATGTTGCCGGTGCTGCTGCTGGTGATCTATGGCGGTTATGTTGCCGATCGCAAACCGGTGCGCAGGTTATTGGTCTGCGTGTACCTGGGTGGCGCGCTGACGGCATTGGTCTTCGCCGTATGGAGTTACCAGTCCGCAATAACCTACGCCAACGTGCTGGTGTATGCGTTGGCCTTTGGCGTGCTGTCGGCCTTTTGTGCGCCCGCCAGAGAACTTTACTTGAATGTACTGGGCAAGAAACAGTTGCAAAAGATCGTCACTATAAACATCGGGATTGAGTTTGGGATTCAGACGGTGGGTTTCGCCATTGGAGGTATTGCACCACAGGTGGGCGTCGGTCTGATGTTCTTGTTGTTGTCGTTTCTGTTCGGGATGTCGTCCCTGGCCGCCTCTTATATTTCGGTGACCACGCCCAGCAAGCCTCATTCCGGCCTGATCGCTGAAACCCGTACCGCGCTGCGGTTTTCCATTCAGCACCCGGTCATCTTCCCGGTACTGTTATTGAACGGCCTGATCGGTGTGTTTTTTCTGGGCTCGTTTTTCGTCATGTTACCCCTGCATATTTCCCGGTTGCCGGGGTACGACGCCTCGTTGTTGGCGCTGTTCAATATTGTGTTTATGGTTGGGTTGATCGCTTCCGTCATTGTCTTGACCGTCAAGGGCGGGATAGAAAATAAATTACGGGCACTGATCAGTTCCTGCCTGCTCGCGTCGTTACTGCTGGCGGTTATCCCATCCGTGCTCACAGAGTGGATTCTGTTTTTAGGGGTATTGAGTTGGGGGTTTCTGGGCGGTATTGCCCTCAGCATGGGGCAGACGCTGATTCAGGAAAATGCCCCTTCAGGTAATAAAGCTCAGGTGTTAGCGTTACTGATGTTGTTTTTCATGGGGGGCAGTCCGATAGGTTCTTTCCTGCTGGGAACACTTCTCGAGTTCGTTGACGCGCCCGTCGTAGGTGTCATCAGTGCAGTCGCAATGATTGTTTCAATAATGGCAGTTTCCTATACCTACACGCTATGGAATGCACAACATGAACGGATCGACACTGCCCTTTGA
- a CDS encoding GNAT family N-acyltransferase, translating to MNGSTLPFDDATSKDFKGNVLLANSDIELALVKAVWQEVYSEELGWLDGDDTDPRNDRYHANSVYLLATDEEGAAVGVMRMIIDGDQGLPIDNFADISGIRATAQGALIECARLMVPARHRDQIFSAYPYGIFAALVKAALQHCLKEKNYDVLANCFIDTPHTPIKALAHMGFRDLNIRFRDELHETSECTVLHLDIKDMLSIFYGPEKSLGHYIMARA from the coding sequence ATGAACGGATCGACACTGCCCTTTGACGATGCCACGTCGAAGGACTTCAAAGGTAACGTGCTACTTGCAAACTCTGATATCGAACTCGCCCTGGTCAAGGCTGTTTGGCAGGAAGTGTACAGCGAGGAGTTAGGTTGGCTGGACGGGGATGACACCGATCCTCGTAATGATCGCTACCATGCCAACTCGGTCTACCTGCTCGCCACTGACGAAGAGGGAGCCGCCGTGGGGGTCATGCGCATGATTATCGACGGGGACCAAGGTCTGCCCATCGACAACTTTGCCGATATTTCCGGGATACGGGCAACCGCGCAAGGCGCGCTCATCGAATGTGCGCGACTCATGGTTCCGGCCAGGCACCGCGATCAGATATTTTCGGCTTACCCCTACGGTATTTTTGCTGCCTTGGTAAAAGCGGCTTTGCAACATTGCCTGAAAGAAAAAAACTACGACGTCCTTGCCAATTGTTTTATCGATACACCGCACACACCGATAAAAGCACTGGCCCACATGGGGTTCCGTGACTTGAACATTCGCTTTCGAGACGAGTTGCATGAAACGTCAGAGTGTACGGTTCTGCATTTAGACATCAAGGACATGCTGTCGATATTTTACGGGCCCGAGAAAAGCCTGGGCCATTACATCATGGCGCGAGCGTAG